A single window of Polyangiaceae bacterium DNA harbors:
- the pgeF gene encoding peptidoglycan editing factor PgeF, whose protein sequence is MVSVLRPDGEQASQRSTPNADSTAALFDVSPLLSAAGFKHAFFTRIGGVSQFPLDSLNVAAGATGDDPAAVRENVRRCAAALGVRLEQLYFVSQIHSTDAVIIDGSEDRDEVVERKADITASRVSGVACAVRSADCVSVLLGDRRSGAVVAAHSGWRGTVANVVSAGVEVMRSLAPSPSIIAAIGPHIETCCFEVGEDVARDLASASSAGPSVIDRSFAKPHVNLRRVIRAQLVSAGVDDASIDDVPGCTVCNVERYFSFRRDADKSGRMLAAIVARSGATP, encoded by the coding sequence ATGGTTTCCGTGCTGCGACCTGACGGAGAGCAAGCGTCCCAACGCTCCACCCCGAATGCTGATTCCACAGCCGCGTTGTTCGACGTTTCGCCGCTGCTCAGCGCTGCGGGATTCAAACATGCTTTCTTCACCCGAATCGGCGGAGTCAGTCAATTTCCGCTTGACTCTCTCAATGTTGCCGCCGGCGCAACCGGAGACGATCCCGCCGCAGTACGAGAAAACGTTCGCCGCTGCGCCGCTGCGCTCGGGGTTCGTCTCGAACAACTCTACTTCGTGTCGCAAATTCACAGCACGGACGCTGTCATCATCGACGGCTCCGAAGACCGCGACGAGGTCGTCGAACGCAAGGCCGACATCACTGCATCCCGCGTCTCCGGTGTTGCGTGCGCCGTACGCTCCGCCGATTGCGTGTCCGTGCTCCTCGGCGATCGCAGGAGCGGCGCCGTCGTCGCGGCTCACAGTGGTTGGCGCGGAACCGTGGCCAACGTCGTCAGCGCCGGTGTCGAGGTGATGCGTAGCCTCGCACCATCACCCAGCATCATCGCAGCCATCGGACCGCATATCGAAACGTGCTGCTTCGAAGTTGGCGAGGACGTTGCTCGCGATCTCGCCAGCGCTTCTTCCGCCGGGCCGTCCGTCATCGATCGCAGCTTCGCCAAACCGCACGTGAACCTGCGTCGCGTCATTCGCGCGCAACTCGTGAGCGCAGGCGTCGACGACGCCAGCATCGACGACGTGCCCGGATGCACCGTGTGCAACGTCGAGCGCTACTTTTCGTTTCGGCGCGATGCGGACAAGAGTGGTCGCATGCTTGCCGCGATCGTCGCGCGTTCGGGCGCTACCCCTTGA
- a CDS encoding zinc-dependent alcohol dehydrogenase family protein, translating into MKAIRVDGFGPPSEVVRYLDVPEPEPPHAGEVLVEMIAAPINPSDLLILHGVYGALPKLPTIPGKEGVGRVIALGPGVEGLALGKRVLLPLNAGTWRERMKVAANEVVPAPEDAPIEQLAMATLNPLAAFFVLETITKLEPGEWIVQNAANSAFGRWIIEHAKARGLKTVNVVRRAAQCAPLRKLGADVALADGPELGKRVTAATRGAKIRFALDAVAGEATTRMTSCIDHGGTVVCLGTMSGDAGCVATNDLVFRDIHVRGFWFASMRAQLQKPRLDEVQARVLDLIAQGTVTIPVEATYTLDRIKEAVVHAERGGRSGKILLVKG; encoded by the coding sequence ATGAAAGCGATTCGAGTCGATGGGTTCGGTCCACCGTCCGAGGTGGTCCGGTACCTCGATGTGCCAGAGCCGGAACCACCGCACGCGGGCGAGGTTCTGGTGGAGATGATTGCAGCTCCAATCAATCCGTCCGATCTGTTGATTCTCCACGGCGTTTACGGTGCGCTGCCCAAGCTGCCGACGATTCCGGGCAAAGAAGGTGTCGGTCGAGTGATCGCGCTGGGCCCCGGTGTCGAAGGGCTCGCTCTGGGCAAGCGTGTACTGCTCCCGCTCAACGCGGGCACGTGGCGCGAGCGGATGAAAGTGGCAGCGAACGAAGTCGTTCCGGCACCGGAGGATGCGCCGATCGAACAACTGGCGATGGCGACGCTGAATCCACTGGCCGCATTCTTCGTTCTCGAAACGATCACGAAGCTCGAGCCGGGCGAATGGATCGTGCAAAACGCGGCCAACTCGGCGTTTGGTCGTTGGATCATCGAACACGCCAAAGCCCGCGGGCTGAAGACGGTGAACGTGGTTCGCCGTGCGGCTCAATGTGCGCCGCTCAGAAAGCTCGGAGCCGACGTCGCGCTGGCCGATGGTCCCGAGCTTGGCAAACGCGTCACGGCCGCGACGCGTGGCGCGAAGATACGTTTCGCACTGGATGCCGTTGCAGGTGAAGCCACGACGCGCATGACGAGCTGCATCGATCATGGCGGGACGGTGGTTTGTCTTGGAACAATGAGCGGCGATGCCGGCTGCGTCGCGACCAACGACTTGGTGTTTCGCGACATTCACGTGCGTGGTTTCTGGTTCGCTTCGATGCGAGCGCAGTTGCAAAAGCCCAGGCTCGACGAAGTCCAAGCTCGCGTGCTCGATCTCATCGCCCAAGGGACGGTGACGATTCCGGTCGAAGCCACCTACACGCTCGACCGCATCAAGGAAGCGGTGGTGCACGCGGAACGAGGCGGACGCAGCGGGAAGATCTTGCTGGTCAAGGGGTAG
- a CDS encoding protein kinase has product MLPEKIPALIASRYRVIQPIGEGNMGTVYLVEHVYTGEELAMKVLQAHAGANPKLVKRFKREAWLPARIRSDHVVRVIDADVSAELGNAPFLVMELLRGSDLEAYVQRQGALPPSEVVGIYWQIADALSKAHALGITHRDLKPENIFLHEHFDGRVIVKLLDFGISKMAGEGLGNIADAGLTRTGAVLGTPLYMPPEQATGDTPRIGPSSDLWALGLIAYRLLTGAIYWKSLTMAELLVEILSKPMPPPSERNSLITPAFDAWFFQACDRDPTKRFASVWDLVKALARTLGIGPPVDEATVPRMVFPTEPALQIEEVPPTENANAAPMQVPAAPDSAPPATMPSHAVPRSERERTHTRPSSRQRHNVQLQDRESKVPSAVPLPPPRSSEPSEAAGATLLRAGNETLLPEAERRQLTIVAWDVLAAYEPSTNIDRDKLERLTSEYKDMFVQVIARHRGQTAAPLGEGQLAYFGYPIAREDDARRAVAAALELIETAEKLNTRQTSLRLDVRVGVHTGLVLTWEISEDTTAQPAAIAGATPTVAWRLSSLARRNGVLISGTTQRLVRHFYQCQSHGLRTLKGYPQSIETFQVSDENGAQSRLQGMPTGRLTPMVGRDLELGLLLDRWARVEEGLGQVVIIVGEAGMGKSRLTRVFHDRLDSMAHKWIETRCLHDHRDRPMRPIATLFSQLFVLTDKDTPLEKISKLERAMTHFGHSLDEVMPLFGELMGLPVWDRYPPIELTAEEQRGKLSEMLVSAIDALGQRQPVVLLMADLHCADQATLEFIGEFSQEIATLNALLLGTARPSFTAPWTPRAHISTVTLGRLTAKRVKMMVDELTKGIELPKEVFDQLIDKTDGVPLFIEEMTKTLLESKTLVERGGRYVPKAAMPELTVPSTLRDSLMARIDRLGSAKRVAQLAAILGREFAYDLIEAVAPMDAASLQRGLEKLVEAEILHQRGRIPRATFSFKYVLMHATAYESMLHSTRQVYHRKVAQVMLERSISSSQDANKSAAADVDKGTGSDKEERNETGQNEPLVPEQNIRDVLRSMAQEKPAKQDLPRKDWKKRPS; this is encoded by the coding sequence ATGCTGCCTGAGAAGATCCCTGCGCTCATTGCTTCGCGCTATCGCGTGATCCAGCCGATTGGCGAGGGGAACATGGGCACCGTGTACCTGGTCGAACACGTGTACACGGGCGAAGAATTGGCGATGAAGGTGCTTCAGGCGCACGCGGGTGCGAATCCGAAGCTTGTCAAACGGTTCAAGCGCGAGGCGTGGTTACCCGCGCGAATTCGCAGCGACCACGTCGTTCGAGTGATCGACGCCGACGTATCCGCAGAGCTCGGAAATGCGCCGTTTTTGGTGATGGAGCTGCTGCGCGGTTCGGACCTCGAAGCGTACGTGCAGAGGCAAGGAGCGCTTCCGCCGAGTGAGGTGGTGGGCATTTACTGGCAGATCGCCGATGCATTGAGCAAGGCGCACGCTCTGGGCATCACGCATCGAGATCTGAAGCCCGAGAACATTTTTTTGCACGAGCATTTCGACGGGCGAGTCATCGTCAAACTGCTCGATTTCGGCATCTCCAAGATGGCCGGCGAAGGGCTTGGAAACATCGCCGACGCGGGGCTCACGCGCACGGGCGCAGTGCTCGGGACGCCGCTCTACATGCCGCCCGAACAAGCCACGGGAGACACGCCACGAATTGGTCCGAGCTCGGATCTTTGGGCGCTCGGCCTCATCGCGTACCGACTGCTGACAGGAGCGATTTATTGGAAATCGCTCACGATGGCCGAGCTGCTCGTCGAGATTTTATCGAAGCCGATGCCTCCGCCGTCGGAGCGCAATTCGCTGATCACGCCGGCGTTCGATGCATGGTTTTTCCAGGCGTGCGACCGGGATCCGACGAAGCGATTCGCGTCGGTGTGGGACTTGGTCAAGGCCCTTGCGCGGACGCTCGGAATTGGACCGCCCGTCGACGAAGCCACAGTCCCGCGGATGGTTTTCCCTACGGAACCGGCCCTGCAAATCGAAGAGGTGCCTCCTACGGAAAACGCGAATGCCGCGCCGATGCAGGTGCCGGCCGCGCCCGACAGTGCGCCTCCCGCAACGATGCCCTCGCATGCGGTGCCGCGCTCGGAACGAGAACGCACGCACACGCGCCCGTCGTCTCGGCAACGGCACAACGTCCAGTTGCAGGATCGAGAGTCGAAGGTGCCCTCGGCTGTGCCCCTGCCCCCTCCGCGTTCGTCGGAGCCATCGGAGGCAGCGGGCGCAACGCTTTTGCGCGCGGGCAACGAGACGCTCTTGCCGGAAGCCGAAAGGCGTCAGCTCACGATCGTCGCATGGGATGTGCTCGCAGCGTACGAGCCCTCGACGAACATCGACCGCGACAAACTCGAGCGTTTGACGAGCGAGTACAAGGACATGTTCGTCCAGGTCATCGCGCGGCATCGTGGGCAAACGGCGGCACCGCTAGGCGAAGGACAACTGGCCTACTTTGGTTATCCGATCGCGCGCGAGGACGACGCGAGACGAGCGGTAGCGGCTGCCCTCGAGCTCATCGAGACGGCAGAAAAGCTCAACACGCGGCAAACCAGCCTACGTCTGGATGTGCGCGTTGGAGTGCATACGGGGCTCGTGCTGACGTGGGAGATTTCGGAAGACACGACTGCGCAACCAGCAGCGATCGCTGGAGCAACGCCGACGGTTGCATGGCGGCTATCGAGCTTGGCGCGGCGCAACGGAGTGCTCATCAGCGGCACGACCCAACGTCTCGTGCGGCATTTTTACCAATGTCAGAGTCACGGTTTGCGCACGCTGAAGGGGTATCCGCAGTCGATCGAGACGTTTCAGGTGAGCGACGAAAACGGCGCGCAAAGTCGCTTGCAAGGAATGCCCACGGGGCGTCTCACGCCGATGGTGGGGCGCGATTTGGAGCTCGGCCTGCTCCTCGATCGATGGGCTCGCGTCGAAGAGGGATTGGGGCAGGTCGTCATCATCGTGGGCGAGGCAGGCATGGGCAAGTCGCGCTTGACGCGGGTTTTTCATGACAGACTCGACTCCATGGCGCACAAGTGGATCGAGACGCGATGTTTGCACGACCATCGCGACCGACCGATGCGTCCGATCGCGACGCTGTTCAGCCAGCTTTTCGTGCTCACCGACAAAGACACGCCGCTCGAAAAGATCAGCAAGCTCGAACGCGCGATGACGCACTTTGGCCATTCGCTGGACGAAGTGATGCCGCTCTTCGGTGAGCTCATGGGTTTGCCCGTGTGGGATCGGTATCCGCCGATCGAGCTGACGGCCGAAGAACAGCGCGGGAAGCTTTCGGAAATGTTGGTGTCGGCGATCGACGCACTGGGGCAACGGCAGCCCGTGGTGTTGCTCATGGCCGACCTGCACTGCGCCGATCAAGCGACGCTCGAATTCATTGGCGAGTTTTCCCAAGAGATCGCAACGCTGAACGCGCTCTTGCTCGGCACGGCGCGGCCGTCGTTCACGGCACCATGGACCCCACGCGCGCACATCAGCACGGTGACTCTCGGACGGCTCACGGCCAAACGCGTGAAGATGATGGTCGACGAGCTGACGAAAGGTATCGAGCTTCCGAAGGAAGTTTTCGATCAGCTCATCGACAAGACCGACGGGGTTCCGCTGTTCATCGAAGAGATGACGAAGACGCTGCTCGAGTCGAAGACGCTCGTCGAACGAGGTGGCCGGTATGTACCAAAGGCCGCGATGCCCGAGCTCACTGTGCCTTCGACGCTACGTGACTCGCTCATGGCGCGAATCGATCGCCTCGGTTCGGCCAAACGCGTCGCGCAACTGGCCGCGATTCTCGGACGCGAGTTTGCGTATGACCTGATCGAGGCGGTTGCGCCGATGGATGCAGCTTCGCTGCAGCGTGGCCTGGAGAAACTGGTCGAAGCCGAGATTCTGCATCAGCGTGGCCGCATTCCACGGGCGACATTTTCGTTCAAGTACGTGCTGATGCATGCGACGGCGTACGAATCGATGCTGCACAGCACGCGGCAGGTGTATCACCGCAAAGTCGCGCAAGTGATGCTCGAGAGATCCATCTCTTCGTCACAGGATGCGAACAAGAGTGCGGCAGCGGACGTGGACAAAGGCACTGGGTCGGACAAAGAGGAACGCAACGAGACGGGCCAAAACGAGCCGCTTGTGCCGGAGCAAAACATTCGTGACGTGCTTCGGTCGATGGCCCAAGAAAAACCCGCCAAACAGGATCTTCCTCGCAAGGATTGGAAGAAACGTCCTTCCTGA
- a CDS encoding glutathione S-transferase N-terminal domain-containing protein, giving the protein MIDLYYWPTPNGRKVSIMLEEVALPYRVVAVDIGRGDQFKPEFLAISPNNRMPAIVDHEPLGGGAPISVFESGAILLYLAEKTGQFMPRDTRGKYEVTQWLMWQMGGLGPMAGQAHHFREYAPEKIPYGIDRYTNEVNRLYGVMDRRLTDREYLAGDYSIADMAAWPWVVPWKTQGQNMDDFPHLKRWFDAIAARPAVERGRAVGRELPRKTAMDDEARKVLFGQTAAVLRGR; this is encoded by the coding sequence ATGATCGATCTCTACTACTGGCCCACACCCAATGGGCGCAAAGTTTCCATCATGCTCGAGGAAGTGGCGCTGCCTTATCGGGTGGTTGCTGTCGACATCGGGCGAGGTGACCAGTTCAAGCCTGAATTTCTCGCCATCAGTCCGAACAACCGCATGCCGGCCATCGTCGACCACGAACCGCTCGGCGGGGGCGCGCCCATCAGCGTATTCGAGTCTGGCGCGATCCTCCTCTATCTCGCCGAAAAAACCGGCCAATTCATGCCTCGGGATACCCGCGGGAAGTACGAAGTCACCCAATGGCTCATGTGGCAAATGGGGGGCCTTGGGCCCATGGCCGGACAAGCCCACCATTTTCGCGAGTATGCACCGGAAAAAATTCCTTATGGAATCGACCGGTACACGAACGAAGTGAATCGTCTCTACGGCGTCATGGATCGACGTTTGACCGATCGCGAATACCTCGCAGGTGATTATTCGATTGCGGACATGGCTGCGTGGCCGTGGGTCGTACCGTGGAAAACCCAAGGGCAGAACATGGACGATTTTCCGCATTTGAAACGGTGGTTCGATGCCATTGCAGCTCGGCCAGCCGTCGAGCGAGGTCGAGCGGTGGGGCGCGAATTACCGCGCAAAACCGCCATGGACGACGAGGCCCGCAAAGTTCTATTCGGCCAAACGGCCGCGGTACTTCGCGGCCGTTGA
- a CDS encoding matrixin family metalloprotease produces MSAISSKTNGFVSQLGKTVPFLLVAVLSGCVDSGNWSENVGETAMSFEEFEARTFREPDTGIYIVDGDTPIDDIKKLEEFYEQHVRQGALIVHRPGGQDAKWNDTQKMQLTYCVSNTFGTRYQAAVTAMEQATAAWEQVTNVNFTHVTAQDSNCTASNQNVLFDVRPTSSGGYLARAFFPGDSRSSRNILISTSAFQSNGNPTVTGVLRHELGHVLGFRHEHTRPEAGTCFEDNQWRALTPYDSKSVMHYPQCNGTGDKTLSLTQKDIDGAVLLYGEPGGGGGGGGAGGAGGGGAGGAGGAGGGGAGGAGGGPGEPVEGTPMTATWNGTVLKYEMVQLEPVDVVEGTSFEATMTGSGDPDLYVRFGTQPTKYAWHCRPYKTGPNEKCTLTVPTGVKQAFMMVRGYKYGQFNVTANYTTP; encoded by the coding sequence ATGAGCGCTATTTCCTCGAAGACGAACGGATTCGTAAGCCAACTCGGTAAAACGGTTCCCTTCTTGCTCGTTGCGGTTCTTTCGGGATGCGTAGATTCGGGCAATTGGAGTGAAAACGTTGGCGAGACGGCAATGAGCTTCGAAGAGTTCGAGGCGCGGACATTCCGCGAGCCGGATACGGGAATCTATATTGTCGACGGGGATACCCCCATCGACGACATCAAGAAGCTCGAAGAGTTTTACGAACAGCACGTACGTCAGGGGGCGCTCATCGTGCATCGACCCGGAGGCCAAGATGCGAAATGGAACGACACGCAAAAGATGCAACTCACGTATTGCGTGAGTAATACGTTTGGCACGCGATACCAGGCCGCGGTCACGGCCATGGAACAAGCGACGGCGGCGTGGGAACAGGTGACGAACGTCAATTTCACGCACGTGACTGCGCAAGACTCGAATTGCACCGCGAGCAACCAGAACGTGCTCTTCGACGTGCGACCGACGAGCAGCGGCGGGTATCTCGCGCGGGCGTTCTTCCCCGGCGATTCGCGTTCCTCGCGAAACATCCTCATCAGTACGAGTGCGTTTCAATCGAATGGCAACCCGACGGTGACCGGCGTTTTGCGTCACGAGCTAGGCCATGTGCTCGGTTTCCGGCACGAGCACACGAGGCCTGAAGCTGGCACGTGCTTCGAGGACAACCAGTGGCGAGCGCTCACGCCTTACGATTCAAAATCCGTAATGCATTACCCTCAATGCAATGGCACGGGAGACAAGACGCTGAGCCTTACCCAAAAAGACATCGACGGCGCCGTGCTGTTGTACGGTGAGCCCGGAGGAGGTGGTGGTGGCGGCGGTGCTGGCGGTGCCGGTGGCGGTGGTGCTGGCGGTGCTGGCGGTGCCGGTGGCGGTGGTGCTGGCGGTGCCGGCGGTGGCCCGGGAGAGCCGGTCGAGGGTACGCCGATGACGGCCACGTGGAATGGAACCGTCCTGAAATACGAAATGGTGCAGCTCGAGCCAGTCGACGTGGTGGAAGGAACATCGTTCGAAGCCACGATGACGGGCAGCGGAGATCCCGACCTTTACGTGCGATTTGGCACGCAGCCGACGAAGTATGCGTGGCATTGCCGCCCGTACAAGACGGGGCCGAACGAGAAGTGCACATTGACGGTACCCACCGGCGTAAAGCAAGCGTTCATGATGGTTCGCGGGTACAAGTACGGTCAGTTCAACGTCACGGCGAACTACACGACTCCTTGA
- a CDS encoding AMP-binding protein: MSGRDKPFRLEAGLFAGHGDRVALFGKTDSMTYRKLGERARCVADALETLRIAAGEPVGLVSAGRALDEAVGLVGIALHGAVVVPLDASAPAARWGAIMRAGGVRVVVHDEPARALVEAASAHAGRTIARVCVDASGRIVDTARGETTSTNAAIDPMLACILHTSGTTGGPKPVPITWDGLDAFTGFMNDLVGLSEGDRVLRVAELVFDLAWFDHVATFRAGATLCVMSRRDLATGRSLRAAMTTLEPTVVYGVPSMFMKLSAACGAGEHLYPAPRAILFAGEVFPPRELATFAAKVPSSRLWNLYGPTETNVCTYYEVNRDKLDGEQETPIGVACPYARCKLVVEGDRTRDVEGAGIGELVVEGRTTVGGGPYATGDRVELEADGYYYFRGRIDRMVKIRGYRVEPGEVEAALERHSAVRQAAVLAVDDPRMGKTLRAFVAVREDVDERALRGFLAELLPAYMVPERVVCLDELPRTVTGKTDYGALRSVGAR; encoded by the coding sequence ATGAGCGGACGGGACAAACCGTTTCGCCTCGAAGCGGGCTTGTTCGCAGGACATGGGGATCGGGTCGCGCTGTTTGGCAAGACAGACTCGATGACGTACCGCAAACTCGGCGAGCGTGCTCGATGTGTCGCGGACGCGCTGGAAACGCTGCGGATCGCGGCGGGTGAGCCTGTGGGGCTGGTGTCGGCGGGGCGGGCGCTGGACGAAGCCGTGGGGCTCGTGGGCATTGCGCTGCATGGAGCTGTCGTGGTGCCGCTCGATGCATCGGCGCCGGCGGCTCGATGGGGCGCGATCATGCGGGCAGGCGGCGTGCGTGTGGTTGTTCATGACGAACCTGCGCGAGCGCTCGTGGAGGCCGCGAGTGCACATGCGGGGCGGACGATCGCGCGCGTGTGTGTCGATGCGTCGGGGCGGATCGTGGACACGGCTCGAGGCGAAACGACTTCGACGAATGCTGCGATCGATCCGATGCTTGCTTGCATTTTGCACACGTCGGGCACGACGGGAGGACCGAAGCCGGTGCCGATCACGTGGGACGGCCTCGATGCGTTCACCGGATTCATGAACGATCTCGTTGGTTTGTCCGAGGGTGATCGGGTGCTGCGGGTGGCCGAGCTGGTGTTCGACTTGGCGTGGTTCGATCACGTTGCGACGTTCCGCGCAGGGGCGACGTTGTGCGTGATGTCGCGACGAGACTTGGCGACTGGGCGGTCGTTACGGGCCGCCATGACGACGCTCGAACCGACGGTGGTGTATGGCGTGCCGAGCATGTTCATGAAGCTTTCGGCGGCGTGTGGAGCGGGCGAACATCTGTATCCTGCGCCACGAGCGATTTTGTTTGCGGGTGAAGTATTTCCGCCGCGGGAGCTGGCGACGTTTGCGGCCAAGGTGCCGTCGAGTCGATTGTGGAATTTGTACGGGCCGACCGAGACGAACGTGTGCACGTATTACGAGGTCAACCGCGACAAACTCGACGGGGAGCAAGAGACGCCGATTGGAGTGGCTTGCCCGTATGCGCGATGCAAGCTGGTGGTGGAGGGGGATAGGACGCGCGATGTCGAGGGTGCGGGGATTGGCGAATTGGTTGTGGAGGGACGAACCACGGTGGGTGGTGGGCCGTACGCGACGGGGGATCGGGTCGAGCTCGAGGCGGACGGTTATTATTATTTTCGCGGTCGCATTGACCGGATGGTGAAGATTCGCGGGTATCGCGTGGAGCCTGGGGAAGTGGAAGCGGCGCTGGAAAGGCATTCTGCGGTGCGACAGGCGGCGGTCTTGGCGGTGGACGATCCGCGCATGGGAAAAACGTTGCGAGCGTTCGTCGCGGTACGTGAAGACGTGGACGAACGGGCATTGCGTGGTTTTTTGGCGGAGCTGTTGCCAGCGTACATGGTTCCGGAGCGAGTGGTCTGTCTGGACGAACTACCGCGCACGGTGACGGGCAAAACGGATTATGGGGCGCTGAGGAGCGTGGGGGCGAGGTAG
- a CDS encoding acyl carrier protein, whose translation MIPSIEAVEAALSEFVTKDVLLRKEPLGRDVDLFDAGFDSLSLSRVLVFVEQRFGAAIPDQDVVIDEIATIASMARFVHGYVGKTQR comes from the coding sequence ATGATCCCGAGCATCGAAGCGGTGGAGGCGGCTCTTTCGGAGTTTGTCACGAAAGACGTACTGCTACGCAAAGAGCCCCTCGGTCGAGACGTGGATCTGTTCGATGCAGGCTTCGACTCGCTGTCCTTGTCGCGTGTCTTGGTGTTCGTCGAACAGCGGTTTGGAGCGGCGATCCCGGATCAGGACGTGGTGATCGACGAGATCGCGACGATCGCATCGATGGCTCGGTTCGTCCACGGCTACGTCGGCAAGACGCAGCGATGA
- a CDS encoding cystathionine beta-synthase: MMRGALSDITKAVGHTPIVKLNKVTEGLESEIYVKCEYLNPGGSHKDRVAINMLRDAEAAGLKPGGTIVEATSGNTGAALAMNAAVRGYKCVFVMPDKMSQEKIDTLRAFGAKVVVCPTAVEPDDPRSYYQVAKRIAEETPNTFYANQYHNPSNPNAHYLSTGPEIWEQCGDEVDVFVAGMGTGGTISGTGRYLREKKPSIRLVGVDPVGSLYYDFVKTGRITKPFSYKVEGIGEDFFPSTMDLKIIDEVVRVDDKECFLMTRDLVRLEGLFVGGSGGAAVSGAIKYARHSGRKERILVLLPDAASKYLGKIFNDNWMRENGFLEDEHSLGTVRDLLSGKALGEVVSASPKDSVGTLISKLKTFGISQIPVVDSGQLCGLVHEVDLLRFLVEGKGNLDSSIQGLIESEYATVTVDTKVELLKGVLNDARVAIVTDGTRVVGIISKIDLIDFLAKRVTT, encoded by the coding sequence ATGATGCGAGGCGCTCTCAGCGATATCACCAAGGCCGTTGGCCACACTCCGATCGTCAAGTTGAACAAAGTCACCGAAGGGCTCGAGAGCGAGATCTACGTCAAGTGCGAGTACCTGAATCCGGGCGGTAGCCACAAAGATCGCGTCGCCATCAACATGCTGCGCGATGCCGAAGCCGCAGGCCTCAAGCCCGGCGGCACGATCGTGGAAGCAACGAGCGGCAACACGGGCGCAGCACTCGCGATGAACGCGGCCGTCCGCGGCTACAAGTGCGTGTTCGTCATGCCCGACAAGATGTCGCAGGAAAAAATCGACACGCTGCGCGCCTTCGGAGCCAAAGTCGTCGTTTGTCCAACCGCGGTCGAACCCGACGATCCTCGCAGCTACTACCAAGTCGCAAAACGTATCGCGGAAGAAACCCCAAACACGTTTTACGCCAACCAGTACCACAATCCTTCCAACCCGAACGCTCACTACCTTTCGACCGGCCCCGAGATTTGGGAGCAGTGCGGCGATGAAGTCGATGTGTTCGTCGCAGGCATGGGCACGGGCGGAACCATCAGCGGCACGGGAAGATACCTGCGCGAGAAAAAGCCTTCGATCAGGCTCGTGGGTGTCGATCCCGTCGGCTCACTTTATTACGACTTCGTAAAAACCGGGCGCATCACAAAACCCTTCAGCTACAAGGTCGAAGGCATCGGCGAAGACTTCTTCCCGAGCACGATGGACCTAAAGATCATCGACGAAGTCGTGCGCGTCGACGACAAGGAGTGCTTCCTCATGACGCGCGATCTCGTGCGTCTCGAAGGGCTTTTCGTCGGTGGATCGGGCGGCGCCGCAGTGTCCGGAGCGATCAAGTACGCGAGACACAGCGGACGCAAGGAGCGGATCTTGGTGCTCTTGCCCGATGCCGCGTCGAAGTATCTCGGCAAGATCTTCAACGACAACTGGATGCGCGAAAACGGCTTCCTCGAAGACGAGCATTCGCTTGGAACCGTGCGCGATCTGCTGAGCGGAAAGGCGCTCGGCGAGGTCGTTTCGGCGAGCCCGAAGGATTCCGTGGGCACGCTCATCAGCAAGCTGAAGACGTTCGGCATCAGTCAGATCCCCGTGGTCGATAGCGGGCAACTCTGCGGACTCGTTCACGAAGTCGACCTGCTCAGGTTCCTCGTCGAAGGCAAAGGCAACCTCGATTCGAGCATCCAGGGGCTCATCGAGAGCGAGTACGCGACGGTGACGGTCGACACGAAGGTGGAGCTTTTGAAGGGCGTTTTGAACGATGCGCGTGTGGCGATCGTGACAGACGGAACGCGTGTCGTCGGGATCATCTCGAAGATCGATCTCATCGACTTTTTGGCCAAGCGCGTGACGACCTGA